From the Labrus mixtus chromosome 17, fLabMix1.1, whole genome shotgun sequence genome, one window contains:
- the kdm2bb gene encoding lysine (K)-specific demethylase 2Bb isoform X1, whose protein sequence is MTGKHLRETMAQAVETCAESGRRLRSICRRMYDENEDLSDVEEIANIRGFSVEEKLVSDSYSAKFVHSMEGKDFSYEYVQREALRIPLIFKEKAGLGIRMPEPEFTVSEIKGLVGSRRSVDVMDVSTQKGSEMSMAQFVRYYETPEEERDKLFNVISLEFSHTKLENLIKRPTVVDQVDWVDNMWPPDLKHSQTEATNVISEMKYPKVQRYCLMSVKGCYTDFHIDFGGTSVWYHVFKGQKVFWLVPPTPHNLTLYEDWVLSGKQSDVFLGDRADGCQRVELKQGYTFFIPSGWIHAVYTPEDTLVFGGNILHSFNIPMQLTIHEIENRTKVHSKFRFPFYYEISWYVLERYLHCLTKRSYLSHEIRKEPVVMDNETKANTESPFSDSRSQDMNEDSCETQVRDDQGEKSDRPANDGPCSPDNQRGQLFKAVLSVDSEDSCNPGSTSIDFPQTPSDSPASESPNKWMHLTEFELNGLRTLVEKLESLPENKKCVPEGIENPRGLLEDMKVVLKEHADDDQKLALTGVPVVSWPKKAIKPRPPNRPKPKMAASPASAVKLSASRGTSGARRRRTRCRKCEACLRTECGECHFCKDMKKFGGPGRMKQSCIMRQCIAPVLPHTAVCLVCGEAGKEDTVEDEEEKFNLMLMECSICNEIVHPHCLKVKDSNGVVNDELPNCWECPKCNHAGKTGKASKQKRGPGFKYASNLPGSLLKEPRPNRDSKEEPEPPMMATATVTALTPTSAVKRKAEREECPKRKEDEPPKKRPPLLSLDGTPRPRLEDNPLRKKRKLFDTNDEPIIVKKKKKLSKPEDPLTPKMLRQIKTENDHGDDGDNQEDRDEDRFLLDRIRFKQKNEFDEKGQGEDEAGEEETVKRERDSSVEDKGKLLLNPLLRTSAGRESDLLSSNSPRAGPSSESGDAQERSTAHPKARHQRRRLPNKELSKEFKQEILKKEDQKNISVKAEESPANHNRRPLKSEDSMTNQNRKPLKTEDSGSNQSRRSIKTEEGLANQNRRPLKTEDSLANQNHRPVKAEPDNHVEDQKPRWPLNNGSGNLDDWLRHRGQEVTETTRGYSPLSWNRSPPITPICPRPVPCRSPPKCIQMERHVIRPPPISPPPDRLPLNDGEAHLMQREMWMKVFGHLTHRDLCVCMRVCRTWNRWCCDKRLWKQINLNRCKSITPLMLSGIIRRQPAALDLSWTNISKKQLSWLINRLPGLRVLLLSGCSWVAVSALCTSSCPLLRTLDVQWVEGLKDAQMRDLLSPPTDNRPGQLDNRSKLRNVEDLRLAGLDITDTSLRLIIRYMPSLSKLDLSYCNHVTDQSVNILTAAGTTTRDSLTDINLSVCNRVTDQSLTYFKRCGSICHIDLRYCKQVTKEGCDQFIAEMSVSVQFELIEEKMLQKIS, encoded by the exons CCGTGGAAACGTGTGCTGAATCCGGACGCAGGCTG CGCTCCATCTGCCGGAGGATGTACGACGAAAACGAGGATTTGTCTGACGTTGAAGAAATTGCAAACATCCGAGGTTTCAGTGTGGAGGAAAAACTCGTCAGTGACAGTTACAGTGCAAAATTTGTCCACTCCATGGAGGGTAAAG ACTTCTCTTATGAATATGTGCAGAGGGAGGCACTCAGGATACCACTTATTTTTAAAGAGAAAGCTGGATTGGGGATCAG AATGCCCGAACCAGAATTTACAGTGAGTGAGATTAAGGGTTTAGTCG GCAGCCGTCGGTCTGTGGATGTTATGGATGTTAGCACCCAGAAAGGCTCTGAAATGAGCATGGCTCAGTTTGTCCGTTATTATGAGACACCAGAAGAAGAGCGGGACAAACTCTTCAACGTCATCAGCTTAGAGTTCAGCCACACTAAACTGGAGAACCTCATCAAGCGGCCCACAGTG GTGGATCAAGTGGACTGGGTGGACAACATGTGGCCTCCTGATCTCAAACACAGCCAAACAGAAGCAACCAATGTCATCTCAGAAATGAAGTACCCTAAAGTGCAGAG GTACTGTTTGATGAGTGTGAAAGGCTGCTACACAGACTTCCACATCGACTTTGGAGGAACGTCTGTTTGGTATCACGTATTTAAGGGACAAAAA GTGTTTTGGCTTGTGCCTCCAACCCCTCATAACCTCACCCTTTACGAGGACTGGGTCCTGTCAGGCAAGCAGAGTGATGTTTTCCTGGGAGATCGAGCGGATGGATGCCAGAGAGTGGAGCTTAAGCAGGGATACACCTTCTTCATTCCATCTG GGTGGATTCATGCCGTGTACACTCCTGAGGACACACTTGTGTTTGGAGGGAACATCCTGCACAGCTTTAACATTCCTATGCAGCTTACCATCCATGAGATAGAGAATAGGACCAAG GTTCATTCCAAGTTCCGTTTCCCCTTCTACTACGAGATATCCTGGTACGTCCTGGAGAGGTACCTCCACTGCCTGACCAAACGCTCTTACCTCTCTCATGAGATCCGTAAAGAGCCTGTAGTAATGG ACAATGAGACGAAGGCAAACACAGAGAGCCCCTTCTCTGACTCGAGGAGCCAGGACATGAACGAGGACTCGTGTGAGACTCAGGTCAGGGACGACCAGGGTGAAAAATCTGACAGACCTGCCAACGATGGCCCCTGCTCTCCCGACAACCAGAGGGGGCAACTCTTCAAAGCTGTGTTATCTGTGGACTCGGAGGACAGCTGTAACCCCGGCTCGACATCGATAGATTTCCCCCAAACCCCTTCTGACTCTCCAGCCTCAGAGTCGCCAAATAAGTGGATGCATCTGACGGAGTTTGAACTGAACGGACTCAGGACTCTGGTGGAGAAGCTGGAGTCGCTCcctgaaaataagaaatgtgttCCAGAGGGAATAGAAAACCCACGAGGCCTGCTGGAAGACATGAAG GTTGTCTTAAAAGAACACGCTGATGATGACCAAAAGTTAGCGCTCACCGGAGTTCCTGTGGTGTCCTGGCCTAAGAAAGCTATCAAG CCCCGGCCTCCCAACCGGCCAAAACCTAAGATGGCAGCTTCTCCTGCATCAGCAGTCAAGCTGTCAGCCAGTCGGGGAACATCTGGTGCCAGGAGGAGAAGGACGCGCTGTCGGAAGTGTGAGGCGTGCCTGCGGACCGAGTGTGGAGAGTGCCACTTCTGCAAAGACATGAAGAAGTTTGGCGGGCCCGGCCGCATGAAACAGTCCTGCATCATGAGGCAGTGCATTGCA CCCGTGCTGCCGCACACAGCCGTGTGTCTGGTCTGTGGAGAGGCGGGGAAAGAGGACAcagtggaggatgaggaggaaaagTTTAACCTTATGCTAATGGAGTGCTCCATCTGCAATGAGATTGTTCATCCCCACTGTCTCAAG GTTAAGGATTCAAACGGAGTCGTCAATGACGAGCTGCCAAACTGCTGGGAGTGCCCAAAGTGCAACCATGCTGGGAAAACAGGGAAA GCCTCAAAGCAAAAAAGGGGGCCAGGGTTTAAGTATGCGTCGAACCTTCCTGGCTCGCTACTGAAAGAACCTAGGCCGAACCGGGATTCAAAAGAGGAGCCGGAGCCGCCAATGATGGCTACGGCGACTGTAACTGCTCTGACTCCGACCTCTGCTGTGAAGAGAAAGGCGGAGCGGGAAGAATGCCCGAAGAGGAAAGAGGACGAGCCTCCGAAGAAACGTCCTCCTCTGCTGTCCCTGGATGGTACGCCCCGACCACGGCTTGAGGACAACCCtctgagaaaaaagaggaaactatTTGATACCAACGATGAACCTATTATTGTGAAAAAGAAG aagAAGCTTTCAAAACCTGAGGATCCTTTGACTCCGAAGATGTTGCGGCAAATCAAGACAGAGAATGATCACGGCGATGATGGAGACAACCAGGAGGATCGGGATGAAGACAGGTTTCTCTTAGACAGGATTCGTTTTAAGCAGAAAAACGAGTTTGATGAAAAGGGCCAAGGAGAAGACGAGGccggagaggaggagacagtgaaaagagaaagagacagtaGTGTAGAGGACAAAGGAAAGCTCCTGTTGAATCCACTGCTGAGGACATCAGCAGGCAGAGAAAGTGACTTATTGTCCTCCAACTCTCCTAGAGCCGGGCCGAGCAGCGAATCAGGAGATGCTCAGGAGAGGAGCACTGCTCATCCCAAGGCTCGCCATCAACGCCGACGTCTCCCCAACAAAGAGCTGAGCAAAGAGTTCAAGCAGGAGATACTGAAGAAGGAGGACCAAAAAAACATCTCGGTGAAAGCGGAGGAGAGCCCGGCCAATCACAACCGAAGACCACTGAAGAGCGAGGACTCTATGACCAATCAGAACCGTAAACCTCTTAAAACAGAGGACTCAGGCTCCAATCAGAGCCGCAGGTCAATTAAAACCGAGGAAGGACTAGCCAATCAAAACAGACGTCCACTGAAAACAGAGGACAGTCTGGCAAATCAGAACCACAGACCTGTAAAAGCCGAGCCTGACAACCATGTAGAAGACCAAAAGCCAAGATGGCCTCTTAATAACGGGAGCGGCAACCTTGACGACTGGCTGCGGCACAGAGGGCAGGAAGTGACAGAGACAACACGCGGTTACTCACCGCTCAGCTGGAACAGAAGCCCGCCCATCACACCCATTTGTCCCCGCCCTGTTCCCTGCAGATCACCGCCAAAATGCATCCAAATGGAGCGCCATGTGATCCGCCCACCTCCCATTAGCCCGCCGCCTGACAGACTCCCGCTAAACGACGGAGAAGCTCACCTGATGCAGAGAGAGATGTGGATGAAGGTGTTCGGTCACTTGACGcacagagatctgtgtgtgtgcatgcgcgTGTGCAGGACGTGGAACAGATG GTGCTGCGACAAGAGGCTCTGGAAGCAGATCAATCTGAACCGCTGTAAGTCCATCACGCCTCTCATGCTGAGCGGAATCATCCGGAGACAGCCGGCAGCTCTGGACCTGAGCTGGACCAACATCTCGAAGAAACAACTCAGCTGGCTCATCAACAGACTGCCAG GTTTGCGGGTGCTGCTGCTCTCAGGGTGCTCATGGGTAgctgtctctgctctctgcacGTCCAGCTGTCCCCTCTTGAGAACTCTGGATGTTCAGTGGGTGGAGGGACTGAAAGATGCTCAGATGAGGGACCTGCTGTCGCCGCCTACAGATAACAGACCAG GTCAGTTGGACAACAGGAGTAAGCTGCGTAACGTGGAGGACCTGCGCCTGGCAGGTTTGGACATTACGGACACATCTCTGCGTCTCATCATTCGCTACATGCCCTCGCTGTCAAAACTGGACCTCAGCTACTGCAACCACGTTACCGACCAGTCCGTCAACATCCTGACTGCTGCGGGGACGACCACCAGAGACTCGCTCACTGACATCAACCTGTCAG TGTGTAACCGGGTCACAGACCAGTCGCTGACCTATTTCAAGCGCTGCGGGAGCATTTGTCACATCGACCTGCGATACTGCAAGCA
- the kdm2bb gene encoding lysine (K)-specific demethylase 2Bb isoform X2, which yields MTGKHLRETMAQAVETCAESGRRLRSICRRMYDENEDLSDVEEIANIRGFSVEEKLVSDSYSAKFVHSMEGKDFSYEYVQREALRIPLIFKEKAGLGIRMPEPEFTVSEIKGLVGSRRSVDVMDVSTQKGSEMSMAQFVRYYETPEEERDKLFNVISLEFSHTKLENLIKRPTVVDQVDWVDNMWPPDLKHSQTEATNVISEMKYPKVQRYCLMSVKGCYTDFHIDFGGTSVWYHVFKGQKVFWLVPPTPHNLTLYEDWVLSGKQSDVFLGDRADGCQRVELKQGYTFFIPSGWIHAVYTPEDTLVFGGNILHSFNIPMQLTIHEIENRTKVHSKFRFPFYYEISWYVLERYLHCLTKRSYLSHEIRKEPVVMDNETKANTESPFSDSRSQDMNEDSCETQVRDDQGEKSDRPANDGPCSPDNQRGQLFKAVLSVDSEDSCNPGSTSIDFPQTPSDSPASESPNKWMHLTEFELNGLRTLVEKLESLPENKKCVPEGIENPRGLLEDMKVVLKEHADDDQKLALTGVPVVSWPKKAIKPRPPNRPKPKMAASPASAVKLSASRGTSGARRRRTRCRKCEACLRTECGECHFCKDMKKFGGPGRMKQSCIMRQCIAPVLPHTAVCLVCGEAGKEDTVEDEEEKFNLMLMECSICNEIVHPHCLKVKDSNGVVNDELPNCWECPKCNHAGKTGKASKQKRGPGFKYASNLPGSLLKEPRPNRDSKEEPEPPMMATATVTALTPTSAVKRKAEREECPKRKEDEPPKKRPPLLSLDGTPRPRLEDNPLRKKRKLFDTNDEPIIVKKKKLSKPEDPLTPKMLRQIKTENDHGDDGDNQEDRDEDRFLLDRIRFKQKNEFDEKGQGEDEAGEEETVKRERDSSVEDKGKLLLNPLLRTSAGRESDLLSSNSPRAGPSSESGDAQERSTAHPKARHQRRRLPNKELSKEFKQEILKKEDQKNISVKAEESPANHNRRPLKSEDSMTNQNRKPLKTEDSGSNQSRRSIKTEEGLANQNRRPLKTEDSLANQNHRPVKAEPDNHVEDQKPRWPLNNGSGNLDDWLRHRGQEVTETTRGYSPLSWNRSPPITPICPRPVPCRSPPKCIQMERHVIRPPPISPPPDRLPLNDGEAHLMQREMWMKVFGHLTHRDLCVCMRVCRTWNRWCCDKRLWKQINLNRCKSITPLMLSGIIRRQPAALDLSWTNISKKQLSWLINRLPGLRVLLLSGCSWVAVSALCTSSCPLLRTLDVQWVEGLKDAQMRDLLSPPTDNRPGQLDNRSKLRNVEDLRLAGLDITDTSLRLIIRYMPSLSKLDLSYCNHVTDQSVNILTAAGTTTRDSLTDINLSVCNRVTDQSLTYFKRCGSICHIDLRYCKQVTKEGCDQFIAEMSVSVQFELIEEKMLQKIS from the exons CCGTGGAAACGTGTGCTGAATCCGGACGCAGGCTG CGCTCCATCTGCCGGAGGATGTACGACGAAAACGAGGATTTGTCTGACGTTGAAGAAATTGCAAACATCCGAGGTTTCAGTGTGGAGGAAAAACTCGTCAGTGACAGTTACAGTGCAAAATTTGTCCACTCCATGGAGGGTAAAG ACTTCTCTTATGAATATGTGCAGAGGGAGGCACTCAGGATACCACTTATTTTTAAAGAGAAAGCTGGATTGGGGATCAG AATGCCCGAACCAGAATTTACAGTGAGTGAGATTAAGGGTTTAGTCG GCAGCCGTCGGTCTGTGGATGTTATGGATGTTAGCACCCAGAAAGGCTCTGAAATGAGCATGGCTCAGTTTGTCCGTTATTATGAGACACCAGAAGAAGAGCGGGACAAACTCTTCAACGTCATCAGCTTAGAGTTCAGCCACACTAAACTGGAGAACCTCATCAAGCGGCCCACAGTG GTGGATCAAGTGGACTGGGTGGACAACATGTGGCCTCCTGATCTCAAACACAGCCAAACAGAAGCAACCAATGTCATCTCAGAAATGAAGTACCCTAAAGTGCAGAG GTACTGTTTGATGAGTGTGAAAGGCTGCTACACAGACTTCCACATCGACTTTGGAGGAACGTCTGTTTGGTATCACGTATTTAAGGGACAAAAA GTGTTTTGGCTTGTGCCTCCAACCCCTCATAACCTCACCCTTTACGAGGACTGGGTCCTGTCAGGCAAGCAGAGTGATGTTTTCCTGGGAGATCGAGCGGATGGATGCCAGAGAGTGGAGCTTAAGCAGGGATACACCTTCTTCATTCCATCTG GGTGGATTCATGCCGTGTACACTCCTGAGGACACACTTGTGTTTGGAGGGAACATCCTGCACAGCTTTAACATTCCTATGCAGCTTACCATCCATGAGATAGAGAATAGGACCAAG GTTCATTCCAAGTTCCGTTTCCCCTTCTACTACGAGATATCCTGGTACGTCCTGGAGAGGTACCTCCACTGCCTGACCAAACGCTCTTACCTCTCTCATGAGATCCGTAAAGAGCCTGTAGTAATGG ACAATGAGACGAAGGCAAACACAGAGAGCCCCTTCTCTGACTCGAGGAGCCAGGACATGAACGAGGACTCGTGTGAGACTCAGGTCAGGGACGACCAGGGTGAAAAATCTGACAGACCTGCCAACGATGGCCCCTGCTCTCCCGACAACCAGAGGGGGCAACTCTTCAAAGCTGTGTTATCTGTGGACTCGGAGGACAGCTGTAACCCCGGCTCGACATCGATAGATTTCCCCCAAACCCCTTCTGACTCTCCAGCCTCAGAGTCGCCAAATAAGTGGATGCATCTGACGGAGTTTGAACTGAACGGACTCAGGACTCTGGTGGAGAAGCTGGAGTCGCTCcctgaaaataagaaatgtgttCCAGAGGGAATAGAAAACCCACGAGGCCTGCTGGAAGACATGAAG GTTGTCTTAAAAGAACACGCTGATGATGACCAAAAGTTAGCGCTCACCGGAGTTCCTGTGGTGTCCTGGCCTAAGAAAGCTATCAAG CCCCGGCCTCCCAACCGGCCAAAACCTAAGATGGCAGCTTCTCCTGCATCAGCAGTCAAGCTGTCAGCCAGTCGGGGAACATCTGGTGCCAGGAGGAGAAGGACGCGCTGTCGGAAGTGTGAGGCGTGCCTGCGGACCGAGTGTGGAGAGTGCCACTTCTGCAAAGACATGAAGAAGTTTGGCGGGCCCGGCCGCATGAAACAGTCCTGCATCATGAGGCAGTGCATTGCA CCCGTGCTGCCGCACACAGCCGTGTGTCTGGTCTGTGGAGAGGCGGGGAAAGAGGACAcagtggaggatgaggaggaaaagTTTAACCTTATGCTAATGGAGTGCTCCATCTGCAATGAGATTGTTCATCCCCACTGTCTCAAG GTTAAGGATTCAAACGGAGTCGTCAATGACGAGCTGCCAAACTGCTGGGAGTGCCCAAAGTGCAACCATGCTGGGAAAACAGGGAAA GCCTCAAAGCAAAAAAGGGGGCCAGGGTTTAAGTATGCGTCGAACCTTCCTGGCTCGCTACTGAAAGAACCTAGGCCGAACCGGGATTCAAAAGAGGAGCCGGAGCCGCCAATGATGGCTACGGCGACTGTAACTGCTCTGACTCCGACCTCTGCTGTGAAGAGAAAGGCGGAGCGGGAAGAATGCCCGAAGAGGAAAGAGGACGAGCCTCCGAAGAAACGTCCTCCTCTGCTGTCCCTGGATGGTACGCCCCGACCACGGCTTGAGGACAACCCtctgagaaaaaagaggaaactatTTGATACCAACGATGAACCTATTATTGTGAAAAAGAAG AAGCTTTCAAAACCTGAGGATCCTTTGACTCCGAAGATGTTGCGGCAAATCAAGACAGAGAATGATCACGGCGATGATGGAGACAACCAGGAGGATCGGGATGAAGACAGGTTTCTCTTAGACAGGATTCGTTTTAAGCAGAAAAACGAGTTTGATGAAAAGGGCCAAGGAGAAGACGAGGccggagaggaggagacagtgaaaagagaaagagacagtaGTGTAGAGGACAAAGGAAAGCTCCTGTTGAATCCACTGCTGAGGACATCAGCAGGCAGAGAAAGTGACTTATTGTCCTCCAACTCTCCTAGAGCCGGGCCGAGCAGCGAATCAGGAGATGCTCAGGAGAGGAGCACTGCTCATCCCAAGGCTCGCCATCAACGCCGACGTCTCCCCAACAAAGAGCTGAGCAAAGAGTTCAAGCAGGAGATACTGAAGAAGGAGGACCAAAAAAACATCTCGGTGAAAGCGGAGGAGAGCCCGGCCAATCACAACCGAAGACCACTGAAGAGCGAGGACTCTATGACCAATCAGAACCGTAAACCTCTTAAAACAGAGGACTCAGGCTCCAATCAGAGCCGCAGGTCAATTAAAACCGAGGAAGGACTAGCCAATCAAAACAGACGTCCACTGAAAACAGAGGACAGTCTGGCAAATCAGAACCACAGACCTGTAAAAGCCGAGCCTGACAACCATGTAGAAGACCAAAAGCCAAGATGGCCTCTTAATAACGGGAGCGGCAACCTTGACGACTGGCTGCGGCACAGAGGGCAGGAAGTGACAGAGACAACACGCGGTTACTCACCGCTCAGCTGGAACAGAAGCCCGCCCATCACACCCATTTGTCCCCGCCCTGTTCCCTGCAGATCACCGCCAAAATGCATCCAAATGGAGCGCCATGTGATCCGCCCACCTCCCATTAGCCCGCCGCCTGACAGACTCCCGCTAAACGACGGAGAAGCTCACCTGATGCAGAGAGAGATGTGGATGAAGGTGTTCGGTCACTTGACGcacagagatctgtgtgtgtgcatgcgcgTGTGCAGGACGTGGAACAGATG GTGCTGCGACAAGAGGCTCTGGAAGCAGATCAATCTGAACCGCTGTAAGTCCATCACGCCTCTCATGCTGAGCGGAATCATCCGGAGACAGCCGGCAGCTCTGGACCTGAGCTGGACCAACATCTCGAAGAAACAACTCAGCTGGCTCATCAACAGACTGCCAG GTTTGCGGGTGCTGCTGCTCTCAGGGTGCTCATGGGTAgctgtctctgctctctgcacGTCCAGCTGTCCCCTCTTGAGAACTCTGGATGTTCAGTGGGTGGAGGGACTGAAAGATGCTCAGATGAGGGACCTGCTGTCGCCGCCTACAGATAACAGACCAG GTCAGTTGGACAACAGGAGTAAGCTGCGTAACGTGGAGGACCTGCGCCTGGCAGGTTTGGACATTACGGACACATCTCTGCGTCTCATCATTCGCTACATGCCCTCGCTGTCAAAACTGGACCTCAGCTACTGCAACCACGTTACCGACCAGTCCGTCAACATCCTGACTGCTGCGGGGACGACCACCAGAGACTCGCTCACTGACATCAACCTGTCAG TGTGTAACCGGGTCACAGACCAGTCGCTGACCTATTTCAAGCGCTGCGGGAGCATTTGTCACATCGACCTGCGATACTGCAAGCA